CGCCTCAAGCACGTCTTCCATCTGAAAATTGCGACGCAGATACTCTTTCTGGATGGCCATCTGCTCTTCTTGGGCCGGATCAAAGGGCGGAAGACGAGCGGGCATTCTCGTAATAAAAAAGCGATATCCGCGCTCGGTCGGGATGCGACCCGCAGAGCGATGAGGAGCAAAGAGCATGCCTTTTCGGCTCAGCTCGGCAAGAATCGAGCGGATGGTGGCCGAACTCAGGTTCAGATCAAAGGACTGCACAAGCTGAAGGCTGCTGATCGGCACGCCGTTCATGATGAAGGCCTCAATGACAAGGCACAGGATCTCCTCCTCCCTTGCTGTGAGGTGAAAGTTCTCGACCACAGAACTGCCCGGATCGGCCGGGATCATCATATAACCGGATCTTTCTTCCATAACTCAAAAACTAAAAATCATTACGATTTCAGCTCACCGACCACCGCCCTGGGCATCGAGCCCGGGCTCCTTCCGACACGGGAAAGAGTTCTGGCCGGGAAGCAACCACCTCAACCGACTGCCAGGACGGCATTAGCAATCGACAGATGCGACTGCTAATCATCAGGTAAAAAATAGGATATCGGGGCTCGGGTGTCAACTCATTATTGTCTCAAAAAGGATCGATTGTGGCAATTCGGATGTAAGTCTGCTTTCTCAGACGTGCCTCTTCATACCGCCCCAGTTCATCAAGGATGGTGATCGAATTATAGAGAGCCTGGTGAAAGGTCGGATCGAGTCGCAAAGCCCGATCAAAGGCGGCAAGCGCCAGTTCGGATTGATTCAGATACCATAGCGCCATGCCAGCATAGAAGTGGCGCCAGGCGAGAGCCTTCTCCTGCCCCGGAATCCCTTCGTAGATGCGGATGGACTCTTCAAGCATACGCAGGGCCCGCCTCAGATCGACGACATAGTCGGCCGATTCTCGCCGCATGAGCAGACAGCGCACCAGGCCCATCTTCAACCGATCGCTGGTCGGTTCCTGGCGGAGCGCTGATTCGAAAACCGGGCAGGCCGCGTCGAACTGCCCCTTCTTGAGGAGGGCTTCGGCGGCCTCTGATTCGGCCCGGAGCCCTCCGGAAAAAAAGAGCAGGCATACGGCGACCGAAACGCAGAGGCGCCTCATAGCACCGCCGAGCTGACAAGGTCGGCGCTGACCGGCATCTGAAAGGAGCTCACCTCGATGCCAAAGCCGGCGGCAAGCTCGCCGACCGTCTGCAATAAAGGCTCAGCAGGCGAATCGGGGGTCAGCAATATTTTCAGGCCATCATGACGCAGGCGCAGAATCAGAACGAGGCGCTGATGAGAGAGGACCCGGCGCAGTTCTTTCAAGAAGCGGTGGCAAACCTGTCCGTCGACAAGTGAGCCGAAGTGAAACTGAACAAGACGCGCACCGTCAGCAAGGTTCAGGAAGGAACGCACCTCGCGGGCCGCCGCCTCATAGATGTTACGCCTGAGATGGGAGCGCTTCTCTTTTTCGAGATACCGAACAAGCAGCGGATGGATCCAATCAAGGGCCGAACGCAGCTCCTCGACCGGTAACAACGGAGGCTCCTCGTCAAAGAAAAAGACGAGCAAGGCCGGGGCCGATCGATCCTCCCGCGGAATCGAAACGACGCCGCCCAGAGAGGCCAGGAATTCTACCGTAAACCTCTTCGCAAAAAAGGGATTCTCTTTCAACGAACGATCGATGACGAATGACTGAACGGAGTCTCTTGTGAAAAAGGGGTCGCGCGCCGATACCCAGAGGTTCTGACGCTGCGCATCGTCCAGGCCGGCACTCAACAACAGACGAAATACCCCCTCCTCCCTGGAAAAGAGAAGCACCGCCGATCCAAGAGCCGAAAAACGTCGGTTCCAATCGCCGAGCAGCGACTCCGGTAGCTCACCTTCTTTTTCTACATAGAGACGGGCAACGGAGCCGGCAAGACCGGTCAGCGGAGGGCCGAGCTCCTCGAAACGAATCGTCGTTTCAGGACTCTGCGTTCCGTGGCGCTGAATCGAACGGGCAAGCTCCTTCAGTTCGTCGGTGAACACCCTGTTGCGAATCGGTGGATGCCTTTCGGCCCCGGCCTTTTCTGGAAGGCTCCGCATCCTTTCACGCAGATGCAGGGCCTTCCAGAACGCCGGATCCTGCCATTGGTCTAATTCATCGGCCATAGAGATTATGGAAAAGCTTTCTATTCATAAGCGACGCGGCAACGAAAAAAACTTTACCCTTGTCGGGCCGTTCTATTTAAATGGAACTGACGTGAGCGTTATCTACTTCTTCATTGACGGGATCGGCATCGGGCCAGACGACCAGGCGACCAACCCTTTCTCGCGGTATGCCACCTCGGTTCTCTCGGTCTGTTCGGCATCGTCCCGTGCAGATGCGCTCAGCCGCGACTTCCTGCTGCTCCCGCTTGATGCTGCCATGGGCATCGATGGCCTGCCTCAATCCGCAACAGGGCAGACAAGCCTCTGGACGGGCGTGAACGCTCCGCAGCTGCTCGGCCACCACCTGACCGGCTTTCCCGGACCGACGCTGCGTGCGGCCATTGAAGAGCATTCGATCTTAAAAAAATTCAAAAACGAAGGCTTCGCAGCGACTCTTCTCAATGCTTACAGCGAAAAGTTTTTAAAGAAGCTCGAAAGCATGCCGCGCTTTGCAAGCGCCTCGACGCATACGCAGAAGGCCTCGGGCCAGCCGCTTTTCACGCTCGCCGATCTTGAGGCCGGTCGTGCTCTGTATATGGATATCACGCATCAGATCATGCATCAGTACTATCCTGAAACGAAAGAGCGTTTTCCCATCGTTGATGCTCACACACGAGGCGCCGACCTTGTGCGCATCGCACAGGATTATGAGCTTGTGATCTTCGAGTACTTCCTGTCAGATAAGGCCGGGCACAGTCAGGATTTCGACGCCGCGCAATTCGTTATTGAAAGCCTCGAGACCTTTATTAAGGGTATCTGTGAGGCGATGGGGCCCGACGATACGCTCATCATTTCGTCGGACCACGGGAACCTCGAGGACCTATCGACGAAGACGCATACGCATCACCGCGTGCCGCTTCTGGTATACGGCAGGCTCATGAAGGATTTAGCCGGCGATATGCAATATCTCTACGACATCCCCCGGCGGCTATACGAGATTTACGGCTTCGCCCTGCCCCCGCTCATTCTACCGCAGCGCCCCCGGGCCGGTTAACGTCGTTACGGCGTCTGCTTCTTCAAGAAGTTCTCGGTCTCCCGCATCCACTGTTCGGCGCGACGCGTATAATTCCCGTCGGGGAATTCCTGCACGGCTCTATTGAAGATCATATAAGCGGCCTCGTACTGCTGCACGTCGAAGAGCAGGATTCCCTTGCGAACAAGAGCGGCCTGATCAAGAGAGGCGTCGGGATTGGAAAGGACGCGATCGAACTGAGCATGCGATTCGTCGCGATCCTCAAGCGATGCATAGGCCTCGCCTGCTCTGAAAAATACATGTTCGAGCTGTCGGTAGATCTTATTGCGCAGCTTCACGTCTTTCAGCTGCTCGGGCGAGAGGCCGTTCAGAAGATCCGCCGCTTCCATGAAAAGCTTGAGCGCTTCACGATGATTGTTCTGCCGCGTGAGGTTGAGTCCCTTTGCATACAGCTCTTCGGCTCGCAGATAATCGGCCGGCTCTGTTCGCGCCCCCGGAGAAGCCTTCTTCGGTTTATCCGTGCCGGCCGGCTTCTTCCTGTCTTTCCTATCTTTCTTCGTGTCGCTCTTCTTCGGCTCTTCTTTCCTGAAGATGTCGTCGGCAAGGTGTACGTCAAACAGATCGGGATCGGATTCCGTCATATCGGCGAAGCGACGGGCCGACTCCCCCGAAAAAGCCGCATGAAAGTTGTCGGGATAATACTCAACGGCGATGCGATAGCTCTTCTTCGCCTTCGTACGATCTCCCTTCTTCACGTAATAATCACCGAACGCCGAATGCACCCGAGATTGAATAATTCGATCCGTCGTGCGCGAAAGAAGAGACTGCAGAATAGAGCGGCCTTCATCTTCATGACCGGCCAGCAGAAGGATGCGTCCCAGCAGAAAATCGACGTTATCTGAAAGAGATCGATCGCCGATATCCTCTCGTTTCAGGGTGCGCAGATGTTCGAGCGCTCGCCGGTCGTCGCCCAGTCTGTAAAGCGCCGAGGCCAACCCGAATCGGGCCACCTGATTGACTTTGCGATCGGTATCATAAGAAAGGATGTTCGTATATAGCTCCATCGCCTTTGTCGCAGAATCCTTCGAATTCTGACGCAGATACTCTTCGGCGCGCAGCATGTCGCTTCGCAGCTCTTCTTCGGAATACGGCTTCGGTCGCCGTCCCTCGCCGCGATCGTCGGCAAGAGCTCCATCTGTGATTCTCTGCCCGGTGAAATCGGCGCGCATGCGGCCATAATCGAGGCCGACGACAAGAACGCCGGCTGCAAAGAGAAGCAATCCGCCTGTCAGGTAATAGATCTGTCGGGTATTCATCTTTTCATCCTTTCAAGACTGATACGATACCAGAAGAGGGCTCGCTCGCGATCATGTGCCTGGGCGACAGGATCTTTGAAGATCTCGCGAGCCTCTTCATACTTCTGCAAACGAAACTTCACAATACCGAGATAGAAAAGCGCCTTTGACCGCAGCTCTTCAGTAAGATCCGTACCGGCAAGATAGGCGTCGAGCTGCTCTTCGGCCTCTGTATAACGCGCCCCCGTAAAGGCCCCGGAGAGGATCTTCTCAAGTCGCGCAGCCGCATCTTCTGTCGGCCTCGACTCTTCTATCGTCAGCGGATGTCTCGAGAAGTATACGGCAATATACGTCTTCGTCGCCGGATCATATTCGGCCAGACTGTAGTAGTGATCGCCCGCTCCGGGGTTACGATCGACGGCCGCTCCGTCCGAAACGGCAAAGTCACCGAGCAAAACGGCCTTTGATTGCAGAGCGGCAGGATCGTTAAGAGGTTCTTTTGCGCGAAAGGCCTGTATGCGCGTCGCCGCAGATCCCGGAACGACCTTCCAGTTCAATCGGACGTTTTCACCCTCGGGAATGATCTCGAATCCCGAGATAGCCGACTTCAGAGCATCATCGGGCTTGGTGTCGTCGGGTTTGGTATCATCGGGCTTCGTATCGGTAGCGGTGTCAGCCGTATCCGTTCGCGGAGCCCGCAAGCTCACGCCGAACATCGTAAAGGTACGACCGGCCTGGAATACGCTTAACAGCTCGCCCGACGTCGTAATCGGAAGCAGAGCATAATAGTACGTGCCCGCACCAAGTCCGCTGTCGCGAAAGCCGCCGCTGCCGGGAGATGCCGTTCCCAGCTCCTTTGAATTCGCAAGGATCTCGGCAGACGTAATCGGCATCGTATTACGAAAGACGCGATACTCTTTAACCGTCGGGCCGGGATCAATCCAGATCAGCTGAATCGTATCGCCGCTTGCAAGAAAGGCCGTCAGCGACTCGGGCAGAAACGTATCATACCGCACCTCAAGCTTGGGCCGTCTGTGCGTGTGTTCGATATAGGAGGCCTGATACTTCAGATCTCTGTAAACCTTGCCGGTAATGGCGTCACGCACGGCGATGCCGTAATACATACGCTTCCCTTCGACGGCTCCTTCATCTGTGAAGAACGGAGTGCCCTCTCGCACCTTGCCCAGGTTAACGGCACGATCGATTCGCTCGGCCGAATCGATGGGCTCGGCGCTGCGAAAAATCTCGTATTCAATGCCGCGAATGGGCAGGCCCGGCCAGTTCAAGACGACTCCCTTTTCGGTGTCAAGGGCGGTCAGACTTTTGATATAAAAGTCCTCAGGCTTCAGGTTCGGATCGCGATCGGACTGTGTGGCCTCGGGCTTCTGTGGATCGGCAGGCTTCGATTTATCCTGCCTGTACACCATAAAAGGCACGACCGTATAGTTCTGACCGGGCTTCAGTTCCAGCCGTCCGTCACGCGAAAGCTCGAATGCCGTTACGACGGCATAATAGTACACGCCTTCGGGCATATCCCGGTTCAAGAAAACCTGCGTTCCCGCTGCAAGAGGCGGCGACGTCAGGTTATAGGCCTCAAGAAGGATGGCACGATTGGCAATCGGCTTACTGTAGCGAACGACATAGATGGGCGTTGAGGCGTCAGGATACAGATCCCACGAGATCTTCGCCGTAAAGGGCTCGCTGGGCTCGGGCACGACGGTCAGGTTACGCACTTTAGGATACCCCGGATCAGCCGGATTCATTTGCGGATTGGTCGTGTTGTTCGCGTTTGGAGCGGTTTGAGAATCGGGTTTTGTCGAGCTCGGGCTGCCGTCTCCCGTTGCCAGAGGCAGCGGATCGATGCCCGGAATGTTCTTCGCCCTGTCGGCCCCCGCAAGCAAAACGGGCACAAGCAGCGCGCAGAGCAAAAAAAGATTCCGGATAGCCAAAAAGGCTTTTGCCGATTTTCCCGATTTCGCAATCATGACGTTCTCCTTGAATATCGGACTGCCTGAGAGCCGAATTCAACCATCAAAAAAAGAGTTTTTTTCCAGAATGCGCGGACTGCCCTACTACGAAGAATCCGACTACCACCGCTACCTGCTCTCGCCGGCGCGGCGCGACCTCTTTCCCGTCGACCCCATCCTCGATGCCATCGAGTGGCGCGGCAACGAAAACGTGCTCGATTTCGGCATGGGCAACGGCTATTTTCTCAGCGGATTGCTACGGCGCACCGCTCCGAACGGACATGTGTGGGGTGCCGAATCTCAGGAGCTGCTCATCGACTACATTCTACGAAAAAAGGTAAAAGAAGACATCGAGCGCTTCACGCCCTTTTATGTGGAGCGGACGGAGCATCCGCTGCTGCCCGATTGGATCCCCATGATGGATATCATCTTCTGCTCGATCGTGCTCTCTACGTTTGCCGATCCGACATTGCCCATTAAAAGCGTGGGACGTGCCATGAAACCGGCCGGCAAGATCCTGATCGTCGACTGGGAACGCGTCGAAGCGCCATCGGGCCCTGCTCTCGTGCAGAAGATGTCGCTCGACCGCATGAAATTCTGCATCAACGAAGCCGGATGCCGTATCATGAAAGAATGGAAGATTAATCCGTATCTCTATGGCCTTGTCATCGAAAAAGATCCGGAGCTTTTCGAAGAGCGGCACTTCCAGGACGCCGTTGAAAATTAAGGCCCGCCCGCACCCCCTGCGTCCGGCGCGTGGCGCGATCCTGCGCCAGGCGCCGTCGCTTTCCCATCCATGGTCCGCTACGCAGGGGGAGCGGGCAGGCTGGCACCGGGGCAATGGGACTTCTGGTCTAAGCCTGTCCCGGCTGCAGCG
This region of Leptonema illini DSM 21528 genomic DNA includes:
- a CDS encoding tetratricopeptide repeat protein translates to MRRLCVSVAVCLLFFSGGLRAESEAAEALLKKGQFDAACPVFESALRQEPTSDRLKMGLVRCLLMRRESADYVVDLRRALRMLEESIRIYEGIPGQEKALAWRHFYAGMALWYLNQSELALAAFDRALRLDPTFHQALYNSITILDELGRYEEARLRKQTYIRIATIDPF
- a CDS encoding metalloenzyme domain protein; translated protein: MEKLSIHKRRGNEKNFTLVGPFYLNGTDVSVIYFFIDGIGIGPDDQATNPFSRYATSVLSVCSASSRADALSRDFLLLPLDAAMGIDGLPQSATGQTSLWTGVNAPQLLGHHLTGFPGPTLRAAIEEHSILKKFKNEGFAATLLNAYSEKFLKKLESMPRFASASTHTQKASGQPLFTLADLEAGRALYMDITHQIMHQYYPETKERFPIVDAHTRGADLVRIAQDYELVIFEYFLSDKAGHSQDFDAAQFVIESLETFIKGICEAMGPDDTLIISSDHGNLEDLSTKTHTHHRVPLLVYGRLMKDLAGDMQYLYDIPRRLYEIYGFALPPLILPQRPRAG
- a CDS encoding tetratricopeptide repeat protein, translated to MNTRQIYYLTGGLLLFAAGVLVVGLDYGRMRADFTGQRITDGALADDRGEGRRPKPYSEEELRSDMLRAEEYLRQNSKDSATKAMELYTNILSYDTDRKVNQVARFGLASALYRLGDDRRALEHLRTLKREDIGDRSLSDNVDFLLGRILLLAGHEDEGRSILQSLLSRTTDRIIQSRVHSAFGDYYVKKGDRTKAKKSYRIAVEYYPDNFHAAFSGESARRFADMTESDPDLFDVHLADDIFRKEEPKKSDTKKDRKDRKKPAGTDKPKKASPGARTEPADYLRAEELYAKGLNLTRQNNHREALKLFMEAADLLNGLSPEQLKDVKLRNKIYRQLEHVFFRAGEAYASLEDRDESHAQFDRVLSNPDASLDQAALVRKGILLFDVQQYEAAYMIFNRAVQEFPDGNYTRRAEQWMRETENFLKKQTP
- a CDS encoding class I SAM-dependent methyltransferase; the protein is MRGLPYYEESDYHRYLLSPARRDLFPVDPILDAIEWRGNENVLDFGMGNGYFLSGLLRRTAPNGHVWGAESQELLIDYILRKKVKEDIERFTPFYVERTEHPLLPDWIPMMDIIFCSIVLSTFADPTLPIKSVGRAMKPAGKILIVDWERVEAPSGPALVQKMSLDRMKFCINEAGCRIMKEWKINPYLYGLVIEKDPELFEERHFQDAVEN